One window from the genome of Candidatus Binataceae bacterium encodes:
- a CDS encoding acetylornithine transaminase, producing MTNAEIVDLTHQHLVNVYGCLPVALARGEGTYLYDVEGKRYLDFFCGLAVTSLGHCHPAVVDAIKRQAETLIHVSNVFHTEPMARLAAKLSESFHQAKVFFCNSGAEANEAAIKLARRWGSAQSEGRFEIIAMHNSFHGRTLATLSVTGQEKYHQGFLPLLPGVKLVPFDDVSAVESALSGRTVAIMVEPIQGEGGVVVPHPNYLAALRALCDRHRLLLIFDEVQVGVGRTGRLYAHQHAGVRPDIMTLAKALGGGLPIGAMLARPEVAECLSPGSHGTTFGGNPVACAAALAVMETIEREGLLENGRTLGNYLMEGLRALDRAGDTIREVRGQGMIIGAALARDPRPVVEDCLRQGLILNATAGNVMRLLPPLNLTRAQADAGLEMIGRALAATSQ from the coding sequence ATGACCAACGCCGAGATCGTCGATCTTACCCATCAGCACCTGGTCAACGTGTACGGCTGCCTGCCCGTGGCGCTGGCCCGCGGTGAGGGTACCTATCTCTATGACGTCGAGGGTAAGCGCTACCTGGATTTTTTTTGCGGCTTGGCGGTGACCAGTTTGGGCCATTGCCATCCCGCCGTGGTCGACGCGATCAAGCGGCAGGCCGAAACCCTGATTCACGTCTCCAACGTCTTCCATACCGAGCCGATGGCACGGCTGGCGGCCAAGCTGTCGGAGAGCTTCCACCAGGCCAAGGTGTTCTTTTGCAATTCGGGAGCTGAGGCTAACGAGGCCGCGATCAAGCTGGCTCGCCGCTGGGGTAGCGCCCAGAGCGAGGGGCGCTTCGAGATCATCGCGATGCATAACTCCTTCCATGGCCGCACCTTGGCCACGCTCAGCGTCACCGGTCAGGAAAAGTATCACCAGGGCTTCTTGCCGTTATTGCCGGGCGTCAAGCTGGTGCCCTTCGACGATGTGAGCGCGGTGGAATCGGCCTTGAGCGGGCGCACCGTAGCGATCATGGTCGAGCCTATCCAGGGCGAAGGTGGGGTCGTGGTGCCCCATCCCAACTATCTGGCCGCCCTGCGCGCGTTGTGCGATCGCCATCGCCTGCTGTTGATTTTCGATGAAGTTCAGGTCGGCGTCGGACGCACCGGACGGCTCTATGCGCACCAGCACGCCGGGGTGCGGCCCGACATCATGACTCTAGCCAAGGCCCTGGGCGGCGGCCTGCCGATCGGCGCGATGCTGGCACGGCCAGAGGTCGCCGAATGTCTCAGTCCAGGCAGCCATGGCACCACCTTCGGCGGCAATCCGGTGGCCTGCGCCGCGGCTCTGGCGGTGATGGAAACTATCGAGCGCGAGGGCTTGTTGGAAAATGGCCGAACCCTGGGCAACTATCTCATGGAAGGGCTACGCGCGCTGGATCGCGCTGGCGACACCATCAGGGAGGTTCGCGGTCAGGGCATGATCATCGGCGCGGCGTTGGCCCGCGACCCACGCCCGGTGGTCGAAGACTGCCTGCGCCAGGGGCTCATTCTCAACGCCACCGCCGGTAATGTGATGCGCCTGTTGCCGCCACTTAATCTGACTCGCGCCCAGGCCGACGCCGGCCTGGAAATGATCGGCCGGGCGCTGGCGGCAACAAGTCAATGA
- the argB gene encoding acetylglutamate kinase, whose translation MEDLIERAQVLIEALPFIQRFRGTTCVIKYGGHAMLADELKQGFAQDVVLLHLVGIKPVVVHGGGPQISDLIKRMGLQSSFVRGLRVTDQATMELVEMALGRINKELVMLLGRHGGRAIGLSGQDGNLLLARKLRMMLHDAQGLASEVDIGLVGEVVAVNPELLRTLQAADFIPVISPVGCDGEGQSYNINADLVAGKLASALKADKLMLMTDVAGIVDRDGQLISTLEASRASALIAQGVISEGMIPKVECCIEALAAGVGKTHIVDGRLLHVLLHEIFTRAGIGTQVVSSATATPSLVNAA comes from the coding sequence GTGGAAGATTTGATTGAACGCGCGCAGGTCCTGATCGAGGCGCTGCCTTTCATCCAGCGCTTTCGCGGCACCACGTGCGTGATCAAGTACGGCGGTCATGCGATGCTGGCCGACGAACTCAAGCAGGGCTTCGCCCAAGACGTGGTTCTGCTCCATCTGGTCGGGATCAAACCGGTGGTAGTGCACGGCGGCGGGCCGCAGATTTCCGATCTGATCAAGCGGATGGGTTTGCAATCCAGCTTTGTACGCGGCCTGCGCGTGACTGATCAGGCCACCATGGAGCTGGTCGAAATGGCGCTGGGGCGCATCAACAAGGAGCTGGTGATGCTGTTGGGGCGCCATGGCGGGCGCGCCATCGGCCTGTCCGGACAAGACGGTAACCTGCTGCTGGCGCGCAAGCTGCGGATGATGCTGCACGACGCCCAGGGTTTGGCCAGCGAAGTCGATATCGGCCTGGTGGGCGAAGTGGTAGCGGTCAATCCCGAGCTGCTGCGGACCTTGCAGGCCGCGGATTTCATTCCGGTCATCTCGCCGGTGGGCTGCGACGGCGAAGGCCAAAGCTACAACATCAACGCCGACCTGGTGGCCGGAAAGCTAGCCAGCGCGCTCAAGGCCGACAAGTTGATGCTGATGACGGACGTGGCCGGAATTGTCGACCGCGACGGTCAACTCATCTCCACCCTGGAGGCCTCGCGCGCCAGCGCACTAATCGCCCAGGGTGTGATTTCCGAAGGGATGATTCCCAAGGTCGAATGCTGCATCGAGGCGCTGGCCGCGGGGGTGGGCAAGACTCATATTGTCGATGGTCGCCTCCTGCATGTACTGCTGCATGAAATCTTCACCCGCGCCGGAATCGGCACCCAGGTGGTGAGCAGCGCGACCGCCACCCCCAGCCTGGTTAACGCGGCTTGA